Within the Candidatus Saccharibacteria bacterium oral taxon 488 genome, the region TAATTCTTGTATGGCCACTCGTCCCAGATGTGCACGCCGTTTTGCGCTAGATATTCAATGTTGCCAGTGCCTTTGAGAAACCACAGCAGCTCATGCGCCACACTGTTGAAATACAATTTCTTGGTAGTCATGGCCGGAAAGCCATCCGTTAGATCATACCGCGTCTGCACGCCGAACACTTCCGTGGTGCCAGTACCGGTGCGGTCGCCTTTTCTCACGCCATTGTCACGAACCTGCCGCAGAGCGTCTAAATATTGTCTCATACTTCCCTCCTCGCCTTTCCTTAATTATGGCAAGATTCCACCGTAACCACAAGCAAAACCAGCGGTAGTTTTCACAACGTCACGCCATATTGAATACATTTATGAATCGCGGAGGGCTTCTTGGAGCCTACGATAACTTGCTCAATACCTTATCCACCAGCCCGTACTGCACGGCCTCGTCTGGGCTCATCCAGTAGTCGCGCTCCATGTCAGCCTTGACTTTGGAGAGCTTCTGGCCGGTGTTTTTGGCCATGATTTTCGCCAGCATCTCCTTCACTTCCAGCGTTTCCTTCAGGTCAATTTCCATGTCGGTTACCTTGCCGCGCGTGCCAGAAGACGGCTGGTGAATCATCACCTTGGCGTGCGGCAGGCAAAACCGCTTGCCTTTGGCGCCAGAACTAAGCAAAAATGCACCCATACTGGCCTGCAGGCCAATACCATACGTCGCCACGTCCGGCTTGATAAAATTCATGGTGTCGTAAATCGCCATGCCATCATACACGCTGCCACCCGGGCTATTGATATAGAGCGAGATGTCCGCCTCTGGATCAACGTACGCCAGGTACAGTAGCTGCGCCACCACGCTGTTGGCAGTATGCTCGTTAACCTCCTCGCCGAGGAAAATAATCCGCTCATTGAGCAACCGCGAATAAATATCAAACGCCCGCTCGCCGTCGGCTGACTTTTCGATAACGGTGGGGATGAGATACGATGTTGTTTTCTGCATACACAATATTATATAAGCCTAGCTTGCTACTGTAAAGGATCGCCCGCTACTCTATACATTGAGACTTTTTATCAACCGCTCTTGCCCCGCACGTATTAGCTCCTGAGCCTCCTCTGTATGGAGCGGCACTAAGCGGACGTAGACCTGGCCCGATTGCTGTCCAGCGGCGACCAATATACCGAGCTGTTCATCAATATACGCAACGTGTTCAAAGCTATTCTCGCCATATTTAATACTCTCATCCCATATACTTGGATTTAATATGGCGCTATCACGCCCTCCTGACCATGTCGCAAAGACACCCATCCGGTCAATAGGGTTACTCCACTGCTTTGAGCGGACTATTGGGCCAATGAAAAGTGTATCTGCATTCGGAGCTATTTGGCGTAGTATATGATCCTCTGGGATGTCTATAGTAATACCGGCTCGGTCAGGCCCGCCGTAGCTAATGGGTATCTGGCCTGTGCCCATCGACGGCATTGTGATATGGCGAATTGACAGCGTTGGATCGAGAAAGGCAAGCTCAGGGGAAGAGAACATTGGTATCGTTGGATCTACCATGGAATCAAATAATGCACTATTTCCCATGACGCTATATCGTGAAGCATAGGGATTTGGTTTTCCACTGTCATCCTTCTCCAGACCATACCCCGCGGCGATAATGTCCTGAATAGGAGCAACATGGGGACTATGGCGCCAATCTTTTACCTCCTTATCACCATCTTGCCTTACCCACGACTGCAGGGCCCAGGCATGACCAAGACCGCGCTTGACACCCTCTGGAGCAAGCATATGTCCTAATTCGTGTGCAATCGTACCAATGGACACGCCACCCACGTCGCGCACAAATGCAACTGGAGGATATTTATCGTCGTACACGGTTAGACCAGCGTAGTAGTCCTTTTCTGTATCAGCAGAATCGACGATAACCAGTGCCATATCACTTTCTTCACGAGCATGAGCCTGGCCAATCAGTTGAAGCAGACGCTGACTATAGGCAGGTTGTTTACCATCCTCAGTTATTCGTGTTGTATCAGGCGAGTGACCATCCCGGGTGAACCGCACATTAAGGTATAGATGGCTAGTCGTTAGCGCGATACGCCCAAGAGCATCTCGTACCCCAGAACTAATTTTTTCAATGCCTTGATGCGGCTCGGCGTTTTCTGGCAATAATTGCACAACGACAACACTTAGCGAGCCCAGCGGCGGAGCTTTTCGCTCGTTATTGCGCTGTATCGGTATATTTTGACTTTGTTCTGATCCTAGATTTTTTATAGCCTCACCGATAAGAGTTCCAGCGCCCAAGCATCCAGCACCAAGTGCCATACCTCCCAAAAACTGCGACGGCTAACCTTCTTGCCGCTCCCGTCTGTCTCTTGGAAATGCCCAGACTCCAACTCTGGACGCTCAGACTTTGAGGATTCACACATATTTTGCCATTATACCAGCTAATTGTAGGTTTGTCAATAAAACAGGGGCGGCCCTTTTGCCATCCCCTGCTTCAGATTATTTTATTGCTATGTCGTCGCTATTTACTATTCAGCTCAACCAGCTTGTCGATCGTCTTGTCGGTGATCATCCGATTGGCGATGTCACGGTGGACGTTTGGATCATCGAACCGCGCGGCCAGCTTGGCGTCCTTACCGTATTGCTGCTTGAAGGTGGAAATTTGCGCATCGAGCTCCTCGCGGCTAACCTCTACGCCCAGCTCCTTCGATAGCTCAGCCAAGACCAGGCCAGCCTTGACCCGTTTTTCGGCCGCCGGGCGAGCCTCTTTTTTCTGCCAGTCGGCTTTATCCTTGAAGCCTTGCGTCTTTAGATACGAGTCCATTGTCAGGCCGCGATATGACAAATTCTGCATCAGATCTTGTTCAATTGACCGCATCTGATCGTCGATCAATAGCTCTGGCAGCGCCACCTTGGAGCTATCCGCCAATTCCGCCACCAGCTCATCCTTGAGCTTCTCCTTGGCCTCGCGCTCTTTTTGCGCAGTAATCTCGCGCTTGATGTCCGCCTTGAGCTCTTTGATGTCGGTGAACGGGCCGCATTTGGCGGCAAATTCATCATTAAGTTCCGGTAACTTCAGCTCATTTACTTTGTGCAGCGTCACACTAAACACTACCTTGGCACCGGCCAGATTTTCAGCATGGTAATCCTTCGGAAATTCGAGATCAAGCTCAAATGTCTCGCCGGCCTTGTGACCAACCACGCCCTCTTCAAAACCGGGGATAAACTGACCACCGCCCAGCTTCAGGGCAAAGTCCTTGGCCGAACCGCCGTCAAACGCCACGCCGTCTTTCTTGCCGACAAAGTCGATGATCGCCTCATCACCTTCTTGAGCCGCACGCTTGACCTCGGCTTTATCGACAAAATTCTGCTGCATTCGCTCGATGATTTCGTCGACGTCCTTGGCATCAACCTTGACGGCCTGAGGCTTAGCCTTGAGCTTTTTGTAATCACCTAATTTGACCGGCGGCACAACGGTCGCCTCGGCGGTGAACTCGACTTCTTGATTGGGGACAAATTTCTTGACCTCAACGCTCGGCCGCTCTAGCGCCTGCAGCTTCTCGTTCATAAAGGCCTCGGCGACCGCCTTGGACAGCGCGTTGTCTAGCACCTGCTCCTGGAGCACCATTGGATTGACGTGCTTAGCAGCCACGCTGACCGGTACTTTACCCTTACGAAATCCCGGCACCTTGAGGTCGCGCGCCATCTTGGTCAGCGCCACCTGTTCAGCCGCATTCAGCTCGTCCGCTCCCAGCGTAATCGTCAAACAAACCTTGGTATCTGATAGTTTCTTTACAGTCGTCTTCATGACTACCTATTATAACAGGGGTAACGCTAAATCTCAAACGCCGCGTCGTCATCACCGTCGTAGCGCCGATCCTTAACTACACTGATCATGCGCTCGAGGCTGACTTTTTGCTCGGTTGACTCGATGAGATTCTTGATCGTATAAACGCCCGAAGCGACTTCTTCCTCACCAATAAACGCTACGAATGGAATATTCTTTTTCAGTGCGGTTTTCAGCTGCCTGTCTAGCTTACGCCCGCTGAAATCTAACTCGGCCCGCACTCCCTCACTGCGCAGTGATCGCGCCAACGCATCAGCCCCCTCCAGTAGCGCCGGATCCACCGCGATGATATACACATCAGTGTGCGTCGTTAATTTTGGCAGCAACTCGTGCACCTCGAGAAACTGCTGCATGGTCGTCGCACCGAGCCCCACGCCGACCGTGGCGACCGGCTCGACACCGAACAGCCCAACCAGCCCATCATAACGCCCGCCGCCAAACAGCGCTCGATTATTTTCCGGCGAATTGTCGAAAAACTCAAACACCGTGCCAGTATAATAATCCAGCCCGCGCATCAGCGTCACGTCGAACATCGCATTGCCGATGCCCTTCTGACACAGCAAGGTCATCACCTGGCGAAGCTGCTGGACACTCGGACTATCGGCTAGCTCCTCCGGCAGATCGTCGACGCTGCGCATACTAATTAGCTGCGCCAACTTTGGCAGGCCCGCCTTGGCCTCTTCTGAGCCAAAAATCTCGATGGCTTGCTCGCGGAAAGCTTCCGGCGAAATCTTATTCTTTCGATCAAGTAGCCGCGTCATCATCTGGGCGCCGATCACATCGAGACCGAGAAACCCGCTCATCAACTGATTGATCAGCTGGCGATTATTCACCCGCACCGTAAACATGTCTTCGCGCGCACCAAAGTTCATGATGCTGCGGTAGCCAAACTCGATGATCTCCGCGTCCGCCCACGGCCCTTCCGCACCAAACAGGTCGGCGTTCAGCTGCCAAAACTCGCGCTCCCGTCCGCGCTGCGGCCGTTCGTAGCGCATGAAATTAGCGATAGAATAGAGCCGGGCCGGCATGGCCAGTTCCTGGCGCCGACCGGCCACTATGCGGGAAATCGACGGCGTCATCTCTGGGCGAATTGCCACCTGACGACCACCACGATCGGTAAATAGATACGTCTGCTCGCCCGCTAATTCCTGCCCCGACTTGGCGGTGTAAATATCCAGCGGCTCGAGCAAGGGTGCACCGTACTCCTCATACCCAAAACTCTGCGCCGTGGCGTGCCACACCTTGAAAATATAATTCTGCAGGCGCTTGTCCTCCGGGAAATAATCGCGCGCGCCCTTATAACTCTGGGTCGATAAATTGCTCATGGTTGCTTTTATTGTGGCATAGTGGGGCGAATTTTTCAATAACACCCGGGGCAGCGTCGGATATCAACCGAGCACATGCTGCTGCAACCAGCAATACATCGCCACAGTCGCTGCCGCGCCGACGTTGATGGAGCGGGTTGAGCCAAATTGCTCAATGGCAACCATCTTGTCCGCCGCCTGCGCCATCTCCTCGGAAATGCCCGGCCCTTCCTGGCCAAACACCAGCACCACGCGCTTCGGCAAGGTCGTCTCCGACATATTGATACTGCCCGGGATATTATCAATCGCGATGATTATCCTGCCTTCAGACCGCATTAACTCAACAAACTCCGCTGTCGAACCAACATAATGCACGTGCAAATATTTATCCGTCATCATGGCGCCGCGCTTGTTCCACTGCCGCCGCCCGATGACATAAATCTGCCGCACGCCAAACGCATTGGCACTCCTGACGATCGTCCCCATATTAAAATCCCGCTCGGTGTTCTCCAGAGCAATCACCAAGCCATGATCCTTGGCGTCCAGCTCTTTTATAATCTCCGCCTCGCTCTGACCTTTGAATTTGTCAATCACATTTCGCGTATCTTGCATCTCTGTTATTGTAGCAAACGCCAGGCAAAAGAGACAAAAATCTTATCATCATGAGGAATGCGGTTCACACTCAAGCTTCCACATTATCTCACAACAAACGACACCTCGATCACATCGCCGATGGTGATCTGCTCTTTCTGGCGGACTTTCGCGGGTAGCGCCAGAAACTGCGAGCCGTCACCCATTGGCAGTAGCGAGGTATGCCATGATGAGCTGCCAACCGTCGCCTTCACCGCCACTAAACCCCTCACTGCGAGTGGCTTGAGTTCGTCAGTGAATTCTTGAGGCACAGCAACATAATGCCAGCCACCAGCTTGTGGAAACAAGCACACTTCGGCTGTAAATACATATGGTTTTGCCATTGCTATTTTGCCTGCTCCACTATGTCAACTGTCACACCAGCAGGGTCAGTCACCATAAAATGAGTCTGTCCCCATTCTTCGGTGGTCAGCGGATGGTATATCTCAGCCGAGGTTTTTTGCACACGCTCGTATTCACTCTCTGCATCATCGACTTCAAAGCTATAAATAATACCCTTACCGTCAAACTCAGCATGTAGTTGAGCAGGCTGATTGTCGAGTCCTGGCTTCATAAAAGCTAATTCTACACCGCTCGGTTGGTGCAAAAGCTGTATATACCAGTCTGCCTCAAACACCACGCTAAAGCCAAATATGCCTACATAGAATTCCTTACATTCATTCAATTTGGCCGTGATGGTAATTGGATACATTGCTTTCATGTTATCTCCTTATTATAGATTTACCACTTAAATTATACCCTGGTGAAAGTTTAATGTATTGTAAAAATCAGACATCAAATGTTCCTGCGTAGCTTTTCGGTGTATAGCCAGTAATTCTCCGAAACGAGCGGATAAAGTGCGATTGGTCGGTATATATTGTGAGATAATGCTGGTTGAATGATTGTTGTAATCGAACAACTTTAAGAAAATCGTGCGGAGAAAAACCTATCATTTGCTTAAAAATACGCTGAAGCTGCCGAGGCGATAGATTTACTACATGCGCCATATCCGCTACGGTATGTATAGTATCTAACTGATCAAGAATCATCGTAATATATTTGTTTGGTGCTATCACATTTTCAGCAGTTAGATTCTTAGTAAATTGCACCAGCACCTTTTGTTGGGCGAAAGATGACCGCCCACATAGACGGTCATAAACTTCAGCTATCTGCTGAGTTCCTATCTGTGACACATCAACGTGGCCGCCCACGACATTTGCTATATCGTCCCGCCACACACCCGGCAACAGCCGTATGCCGACATAACGGAATGATTTACCGAGATTTAACGTAGTAGATGTGGTATATGGTGTCATAATCGTCGCTATCCGACGAGATGATAAGTCAAACACGATATCCACACAAGCATCGGGCAGCACATGGTAATGAAAATCGCTCGGTAGCAACATATCAGTCTGTAGCCACCAAAAACAATGCACTAATTCCGCTAACGTGTCTGGCGGTGCTGCCTCGGTATATCGTACCGAATGCACCACTTTTTCTATCCCATTCTGAGTGGGTATATACATAATCGTATTATACCCAAAATAAACCATAAGCTCTAGGCAAAAAACCGCCCAAATGAGCGGTAATTTTCGTAACTCTGCCACCTTGGTGCGGATGAAAGGACTTGAACCTTCACGTACTTGCGTACACTAGCACCTGAAGCTAGCGCGTCTACCAATTCCGCCACATCCGCGTGACTACCGAGTATTATACACGACCGGCCGCTCCTCCGCAAGGAGTTTGCCTAGCCGTTTCAGCCCGCCAGCCGGCACCAAGCATTTAACTCTTCTGCCAGCTGCTTCATCGGCACGGCAGTCTTGATGCCTGGCGCGAGGATGCCTTTTGGATCAAAGATATGCTTGATTTTTGCATACAGATCACGCTCCTCGGGTGTGAGCGTTGGCTGAACAAATGCCGCCTTGAGCCGACCCTCGCCGCCAAATCCCGCAAACGACCCTTCATGGCTAGTCACGATCCGCGCCATATCCGAGCAGAGTTTGAGGATACGTTGGCGGTCACTGACCTTTTTGCTCGAGAATACCGGATAGCTATTGATCATACCAGTCGTCGCGTCAATAAACAGCGGCATGGCCACGCCATACTCTTTCTCGAGTGCGCGCATCGACTTGATAAAGCCGTCCAGCTGCACGCCCGGCAGCCACATCCCCGAGAATACCTGCGGCACGACACCGTGCTCATCGGCGGGATGCTCCGCCAGAGTCAGCACTGAATGCAGCGTAAATGCCTCTTTCATTTCCATATCGCGTAGCTCAACCTGCACGGCTGTACCACCGCGAAGCGCGCGCAGTAGCTTTTTGGTGGCCTTGTTGCGCGCCCGGTCCGAAAACGCGTGAAAGAGCGCCACCACCACGCCACCGCGATAGCATTCTTTTGGCGCCCATGCTAGTTTTTTACCCTGCGCCGCTGCCCGCGAAAAGAGTCGCCCGTCGATCAGCTCGACCGTCGAGGCGCCCGCTTGCAGCGCCGTGTCAACCGCCGCCTGCGCTGCATTCATTGAACTATACGCGGCGCTCACTACGGTCAGTTCTGGATGGATGAAGTCAGCCTTCATAATTAGCTCGCCGATAATACCGAGGCTGCCTTGAGCGCCGACAAACAGCGGCGTGAGGTCAAACGAACCATCGCGCTGCCGCACCTGGGCGATACTCGAAAAGCCGGCCATCTCTGGCGCGCTAGCATCAATCCGAGCAATCAGCGCTTCATTATCCGTTATCAAATTATCCAGCTGCCGGTACAATTCGCCCTCAAATGTTGCCAGGCCCTTTTTCTTGCTCAGCTCGCGCTTTGACAGCCGGCCAGTCTGCACGATATCGCCACTTGATAAGACAACTTCCATCTGGTGAATTGACTGACTCAATAGACCGTACGCCGAGGACAGCATGCCGGTCGCCTCAGTACTAATCGCACCGCCAATCGTGCCGTCCTCACCCGTCAATGAAATTTCCGGCAGACCCAAACCCTTATGCGTTGACAGCACCGCTTGCGCTGCTCTATGAGAAATACCCGACTGGAGGTGAATTAGCTGCTGCTTAGCATCAATTCCGACGACATTATGCATGTGTGCCGCCATGTCGATGGCGATACCGCGCCCGATCGCCGCGCCCGTACTATCCGTGCCATGTCCGCGCGCATACACCGGCAGGACGTGACCCTTCTCCGCCAGCTGCGAACAAAACCGCAAAACCTTGCGCACATCACTCGTGTCCGCCACTCGTGCGATCAACTCCGGCTGCCGCGCCAGCACGCTCCCGTCCCGCTGCGCATCCGCCAAAGCACCGTCATGCATCACCACTTCACCCGTCAGATGTTCATTCAAATACGTCGCAACCTTATTCATAGTCCCCCTTTTTCTGTTAGTTTCATGATAGCACGGTCGAAGTGGGGCGTAAAGTGTATTGCTCGAGGGCGACGGGTTGTGTATAATTGAGGGGTGGATGCGCCTGAAAGTACCGTGCGCGTCTTTGACAGTTAGCTATGCGGATGTGGTGGAATTGGTAGACACGCATGCCTTAGGAGCATGTGCCTCACGGCGTGAAGGTTCAAGTCCTTTCATCCGCACCAAGGTTTTATTTTATGGGAGATTAGCTCAGTTGGCTAGAGCGCACGATTCACATTCGTGAGGTCACAGGTTCGAGCCCTGTATTTCCCACCATTTAATATTGATATGAATATGGAATCTTTTTACGTTACATCGACCCGTCTTGACATAGAAATGGAAACCGAACCTCATCCGTCTGGTCTGGTTATATTTTCACGAAAATTATCCCCCGACGGAGAGCCAATAGGACACATAATAGTGTCTCCTGAAAACCATCACACGGATATATACTGTAAGTATCTTGAGGAAAACAAGCCGCTACCATTAGAGCGTAAGAGTTGGGGGATAAGTTTTAATCAAAGCTCCAGCCAAAGCGGCGTAGTTCCAAATTATTTTACACGAGTAGAGCCCGCCTATGGAATATGTATACCCCCATCCGACAATATACCTGATTGCCCCACCCTGCTAATAGCTGAAACAAGAAACAAAAGAGTACCAGAATTAGCTCATCAAAGACTGAGCATAGACCCGATACACATTAAGATGGCAATTCAAGCCCTAGGTATAGTGATGGAAAATCCAGATATTTTACATAGGACCGACGACAAGACCAGATTAATGCATTTTTCCGAAGATCAGCTTAATGAACAGTCTGTGACCATCTATTAAAGGTCCTATGGTCAAAACTAGCTATTAAATACAATCCCCCTACTCTTTTTATTTTCTCTCACTCATGGTAAATTTTATATTTAAGAGGATAACTATACTCGTGATCGGCCTAGTGCTACAATATAACCGTCTTATCAATCAAGGTATTCGAAATTACATACTCCCAGAGAGCATCCCCCACATAGTCATATGATACCATATATGTGGGGCGGGTCAAATCCGATCCATCCTACTAATTTTCGAACGCCTGTGCTATATTAAAAAGCAGTATGAAGGAACAATGGCGTTCATCACCCCGACCACTAGAGCAAGAATGACTGGAAGATCAGCAGCCGAAGGGCGAGGCGGGTGCAGATGGGGCTCAAAAGGAGTGGCGTGAAGTGGTAGTGCAGGATTTAGAAACGGCAAAGCATGGCTCACCTGGTCGAAAGCTCCCTGTTAAGGCAGCATATTCAAAGGGTGACATGGAAGTAACGGTCTTTGACGCGACACCAGACCATGACGTCTACATGAGAATTTCCTGCAGAGGAGTAGCCAGAAACATCAGACTTCAACGATCAGACCCAGAGGGTGCTCTGCTAGCTCGGTTTGGTCCAGAGCTTGGCGCAGACATGATTCGCGTTATTCGACATG harbors:
- a CDS encoding glyoxalase; translated protein: MKAMYPITITAKLNECKEFYVGIFGFSVVFEADWYIQLLHQPSGVELAFMKPGLDNQPAQLHAEFDGKGIIYSFEVDDAESEYERVQKTSAEIYHPLTTEEWGQTHFMVTDPAGVTVDIVEQAK
- a CDS encoding DUF1905 domain-containing protein, whose amino-acid sequence is MAKPYVFTAEVCLFPQAGGWHYVAVPQEFTDELKPLAVRGLVAVKATVGSSSWHTSLLPMGDGSQFLALPAKVRQKEQITIGDVIEVSFVVR
- the tig gene encoding trigger factor — its product is MKTTVKKLSDTKVCLTITLGADELNAAEQVALTKMARDLKVPGFRKGKVPVSVAAKHVNPMVLQEQVLDNALSKAVAEAFMNEKLQALERPSVEVKKFVPNQEVEFTAEATVVPPVKLGDYKKLKAKPQAVKVDAKDVDEIIERMQQNFVDKAEVKRAAQEGDEAIIDFVGKKDGVAFDGGSAKDFALKLGGGQFIPGFEEGVVGHKAGETFELDLEFPKDYHAENLAGAKVVFSVTLHKVNELKLPELNDEFAAKCGPFTDIKELKADIKREITAQKEREAKEKLKDELVAELADSSKVALPELLIDDQMRSIEQDLMQNLSYRGLTMDSYLKTQGFKDKADWQKKEARPAAEKRVKAGLVLAELSKELGVEVSREELDAQISTFKQQYGKDAKLAARFDDPNVHRDIANRMITDKTIDKLVELNSK
- a CDS encoding FAD-binding oxidoreductase, which gives rise to MNKVATYLNEHLTGEVVMHDGALADAQRDGSVLARQPELIARVADTSDVRKVLRFCSQLAEKGHVLPVYARGHGTDSTGAAIGRGIAIDMAAHMHNVVGIDAKQQLIHLQSGISHRAAQAVLSTHKGLGLPEISLTGEDGTIGGAISTEATGMLSSAYGLLSQSIHQMEVVLSSGDIVQTGRLSKRELSKKKGLATFEGELYRQLDNLITDNEALIARIDASAPEMAGFSSIAQVRQRDGSFDLTPLFVGAQGSLGIIGELIMKADFIHPELTVVSAAYSSMNAAQAAVDTALQAGASTVELIDGRLFSRAAAQGKKLAWAPKECYRGGVVVALFHAFSDRARNKATKKLLRALRGGTAVQVELRDMEMKEAFTLHSVLTLAEHPADEHGVVPQVFSGMWLPGVQLDGFIKSMRALEKEYGVAMPLFIDATTGMINSYPVFSSKKVSDRQRILKLCSDMARIVTSHEGSFAGFGGEGRLKAAFVQPTLTPEERDLYAKIKHIFDPKGILAPGIKTAVPMKQLAEELNAWCRLAG
- a CDS encoding histidine--tRNA ligase, with translation MSNLSTQSYKGARDYFPEDKRLQNYIFKVWHATAQSFGYEEYGAPLLEPLDIYTAKSGQELAGEQTYLFTDRGGRQVAIRPEMTPSISRIVAGRRQELAMPARLYSIANFMRYERPQRGREREFWQLNADLFGAEGPWADAEIIEFGYRSIMNFGAREDMFTVRVNNRQLINQLMSGFLGLDVIGAQMMTRLLDRKNKISPEAFREQAIEIFGSEEAKAGLPKLAQLISMRSVDDLPEELADSPSVQQLRQVMTLLCQKGIGNAMFDVTLMRGLDYYTGTVFEFFDNSPENNRALFGGGRYDGLVGLFGVEPVATVGVGLGATTMQQFLEVHELLPKLTTHTDVYIIAVDPALLEGADALARSLRSEGVRAELDFSGRKLDRQLKTALKKNIPFVAFIGEEEVASGVYTIKNLIESTEQKVSLERMISVVKDRRYDGDDDAAFEI
- a CDS encoding ATP-dependent Clp protease proteolytic subunit is translated as MQKTTSYLIPTVIEKSADGERAFDIYSRLLNERIIFLGEEVNEHTANSVVAQLLYLAYVDPEADISLYINSPGGSVYDGMAIYDTMNFIKPDVATYGIGLQASMGAFLLSSGAKGKRFCLPHAKVMIHQPSSGTRGKVTDMEIDLKETLEVKEMLAKIMAKNTGQKLSKVKADMERDYWMSPDEAVQYGLVDKVLSKLS
- a CDS encoding helix-turn-helix transcriptional regulator, giving the protein MYIPTQNGIEKVVHSVRYTEAAPPDTLAELVHCFWWLQTDMLLPSDFHYHVLPDACVDIVFDLSSRRIATIMTPYTTSTTLNLGKSFRYVGIRLLPGVWRDDIANVVGGHVDVSQIGTQQIAEVYDRLCGRSSFAQQKVLVQFTKNLTAENVIAPNKYITMILDQLDTIHTVADMAHVVNLSPRQLQRIFKQMIGFSPHDFLKVVRLQQSFNQHYLTIYTDQSHFIRSFRRITGYTPKSYAGTFDV
- a CDS encoding RNA methyltransferase, with product MQDTRNVIDKFKGQSEAEIIKELDAKDHGLVIALENTERDFNMGTIVRSANAFGVRQIYVIGRRQWNKRGAMMTDKYLHVHYVGSTAEFVELMRSEGRIIIAIDNIPGSINMSETTLPKRVVLVFGQEGPGISEEMAQAADKMVAIEQFGSTRSINVGAAATVAMYCWLQQHVLG